One segment of Cutaneotrichosporon cavernicola HIS019 DNA, chromosome: 4 DNA contains the following:
- the HHT1 gene encoding uncharacterized protein (Histone H3) — protein sequence MARTKQTARKSTGGKAPRKQLATKAARKSAPSTGGVKKPHRYRPGTVALREIRRYQKSTELLIRKLPFQRLVREIAQDFKTDLRFQSSAVLALQEASEAYLVSLFEDTNLCAIHAKRVTIQPKDLQLARRLRGERS from the exons ATGGCCCGTACCAAGCAGACCGCCCGCAAGTCCACCGGTGGCAAGGCGCCCCGCAAGCAGCTCGCCACCAAGGCCGCCCGCAAgtcggcgccctcgaccgGTGGTGTCAAGAAGCCCCACCGTTACCGCCCCGGTACCGTCGCCCTTCGTGAGATTCGTCGCTACCAGAA GTCGAccgagctcctcatccgcaAGCTCCCTTTCCAGCGTCTTGTTCGTGAGATCGCCCAGGACTTCAAGACCGACCTCCGCTTCCAGTCGtcggccgtcctcgccctccagGAGGCGTCTGAGGCCTACCTCGTCTCGCTCTTCGAGGACACCAACCTTTGCGCCATCCACGCCAAGCGTGTCACCATCCAGCCCAAGGACCTTCagctcgcccgccgcctccgtgGTGAGCGCTCGTAA